The genomic window GTCCGTGAGCGGCTCGCCGGCCAGGAAGAAGGTCTTCTTCTGCTTGGCGAAGTCGGTCAGCGCCAGGCCGATGTTGGACAGGAAGCCGCCCATCAGCACGTCCACCTTCTCGCGCGAGAGCAGCTCCTCGGCGGCGCGCACGGCCTCGCCGGGGTTGGCGTTGTCGTCGCGGATCACCAGCTCGACCTTGCGGCCCAGCAGGCCGCCGGAGGCGTTGATCTCGTCGACCGCCAGCTCCATGCCCTTGCGGTAGGGCTCCAGGAACGCGGGCTGCGCCTTGTAGCTGTTGATCTCGCCGATCTTGAGCGTACCCTGGGCCTGGGCGCTTGCGGCCAGCACCAGACCCGCGGCTCCGGCCAGCAGGGCGCGGCGCCGGGCGTTCATCTTGAATTTCGACATGCTCGTTCCTTCCTTGGTTGATTCAGTCGTCAAACACACGTTTTCAGGGACTGCCTGGCCTACCTCAAACCGTCTTCACCCTTGATCTCGCCCACCTGCAGGCCGCCGATGCGCGGCAGCGGGCGCCCGCTGTCGGTCACGGCCACGGCCACCACGATCTCATGGGCGCGCGGCGCGTCGGACACGCGCGCCTCGATGGCGTCGAAGTGGCTGCGCACGAAGGCGGCGTCCTTGTGGCCCAGGGGCACGTCCACGGCCGTGCCCAGGCCACCGCGCTTCTTGGCCGAGGGCACCAGCGCGGCACCTTTCTCGACCGCCTTGCGCAGCGGCGCGCCCAGCTTGGGGTGCAACACCGCGGCGGCATGCTCCAGCTCGCCGGCCTCGCCGACGATGGCGGCCTTGCCGTAACTCTGGGCCTGGCCAGGCGCGATGCCCAGGGCGGCCACGCATTTCTGCCCCAGCAGCGCGCCCAGTTCCTCGCCGATGTCGATCAGGGCGTCCAGCTTGGGCTCGTAGCGCCCGGCATAGGGGTTCTCGATCACGGCCATCGCCAGCGCGCGGCGCGTGGGCGGGTTGACGGCCTGGCCCATCTCGATGCGGGTCTCGTCGACCTGCACCAGCAGTTTGCGAATCTTTGCAGCCATGGTGTTCCTCGTTCTCGATCGGTCGGGTCAGCGCAGGCCGTCCCACTTGGAAATGTCGGCGGCCTTGAGCCCCCCCACCCGCGCGTGTACGCGCGGGCCGCAGGACATGGCCAGCACATAGACCACTTCGTCGGCCAGGGGGCTGCCGGGCACGCGCGCCTCGATGGCGTCGAAATGGCTGCGCACGTAGCTGGCGTTGATGTGGGTCAGGGGCACATCGAGCGTGCAGCCGGGTGGGCCGACCTTCTTGGTCGAGGGCACGATGGACAGCGCGTTGCCGGGCTGGCCGGTCTTCGCCTCGCCCCGGCCCTGCATGTAGGCCACGCGGTCGCCGCTCCAGCCCAGCAGCTCGCGCATGGCGTAGCCGCCGGGCACGTGCCACAAGGCGCCGTGCTCCAGCTCGCCGGCGGCGCCCACGATGGCGCCCTTGCCGTAGCTTTCGATGCGCTCGGCCGGCACCGCCATGGCCGCCAGCAGCTGGTGCGCCATCTGCGTGCCGACGGCATTGAGCACCTCCATCATGGGCAGGATGTCGGCCTCGTAACGGCCGGCAAACGGGTTGGCGAGCACGGCGGCGATGAAGCCGCGCCGCAGCGGCTGGGCCGCCGGCGGACCGAACTCGTGGAAGATGTCTTCCACGTGCGTGAAGGTTCTTCGAATCTCGATCATGCGGTCTCCAGCAGCATGCGCTGCGCGGGCCCCGGCGCCGTGGCGCCAAGAGGCAAAAAACGCGCCGGGCCGCCGTCGGTTGACGCGGCCCAGCCCTGGCACGTGATTACACACGAAACGATGTGGCCCGCGTCACGCCATTGCAGCGCCTTGGCGCAGCCTGCCGCCAACGCCGCCTGGGCCTGGGCTGGCGTCAGTGGCGGCACCTGCACGGTCACCGGGATGGCACCCAGGTCGCTGTCGTCGCGGATGGCGTTGGCCGGCCGGCGCACGATGCCAGCGTGCGGCACATCCACGGCGTTGCCGACGACGGTGGCCGCCGCGTCGGCCTGGGCCGCGGTGGCGGCCAGCACGGTCACGCTGTCGGCAATGCCCAGCGAGAAGCTGCGCCCCTTCCAGCCGCTGGTGGCCACGCCGCGCACGGGGCTGTCATGGGCCACGTCAAGCACGCCATCGACCTCCAGCCCCGGCGCGGCCAGGGCGCGCGGCCACCGGTCCAGGTCGGCGAACAGGCCGACGCGGAAACGCTCGCCGGGCGTCAGGTGCAGGGCGATGTCGCCGCCATCGTTGACCCACGCGCGGCGCACGCCCGGCCGTTGGTAGGCCGCCACCAGCTCCTGCGCCACCGCGCCGGCCACGGCCGCCATCGGGGTGATGTACACATCGCGATAGGGCCGCACCGCCTGCCACATGCGGCGCGCCACCACGCCCCGCACCGGACACTCGCCATGCACCGGCGCGCGCAAGGCCGGCAACTCGTCCACCAGCTCCTGCAGCAGGCCGCGAAAGCGCTGCCACGCGGCTTCGTGCGCCTGCTGCACGGCGGCCGGCTCGCCGTCGGCGCCGATGACGATGTCCATCGGCCCGTGCTGCAGGTGCAGACGGCCGTCGCCCAGAAGCATGCGCTGCGCACCCATGGTTCAACCCAGCTGCGGCGGATGGCCCAGCGGCCAGGGATTGGCGGGGTTGCCGGCCGCCCACGCGCGGCGCGTGGGGGCGCCGTCGTTGTGCCAGGCTCCCGTGCGCAGCACGTCCTCCAGCGAGCGCACGTGCCTGAGGTGCCCGCCCAACGCCGCGTAGTCGTCGCGGCGCATGCTGAACTCGATGGGCGCCACGATGGCCGGCGTGGGCACGGTGCCGAAGCTGCGCTCGGGCATGCGCATCACGTCCACCATCACGGTGATGCCGCCGCCCGGCCACACATAGGCGGGCGCGCCGCCGCAGGTGACGTTGACCAGGGCGTTCTTGATGGCGCGCGTGAGCAACACCGGGTTTTCGGTGGCGCCGGCGCGCAGGCTGCCGCCGGCGCCGCCCAGAAACAGCACGGTGGTGAGCGAGGGCTCGCAGTTCTCGCCGATGCGGTCGACCACCGCGCGCACCGCATCGGGCATGGGCTGCTCGCGCGGCACCAGCTGCTCGTCCAGCACGTACCAGGCGGCATGCTCGCCGGTGGTCGAGGTCATCAGCAGGCGCAGGCCGGGCCAGCCCTGTTTGGCGTCCCAGGGGTCGAGCACCGTCAGCGGGTCGGCAATGGAGGTGCCGCCCCAGCCGGTGCCGGGGTTGGCGACCTGGAAGTAGCGCCCGGGCGTGGACTTGCGCCCGCGCATGGCGATGCCCGAGGGCCGCATGTCCAGACAGCGGCCGGCCTGGTGCTCGGTCAGCACGCCGGTGATGTGGTCGTCCACCACCACCACCTCGTCGGCGTGGCCGTACAGCTGCTTGGCGAAGATGCCCACCGTGGCCGAGCCGCAGCCCACGCGCATGCGCTGCTCCTGCACGCCGTTGACGATGGGCGCCCGCCCGGCCTGGATGACGAGCTGCGCGCCGCCGTCGATCGACAGCTCCATGGCCTGCCGGTTGCCCAGCTGCTCCATCATCTCGACGGTGACGCGGCCTTCCTTCTTGCTGCCGCCCGTCAGGTGGTGCACGCCGCCCAGCGACAGCATCTGCGAGCCGTATTCGGCCGTGGTGACGTGGCCCACCACCTCGCCCTTGCAGCGCACGTTGGCCTGCTCGGGGCCCAGGTAGCGGTCGGTGTCGATCTTGACCTTGAGGCTGCAGTAGCTGAAGATACCCTCGGTCACCACCGTCACCATGTCCACGCCCTGCACCTGCGAGCCGACGATGAAGGGCGCCGGCTTGTAGTCGGGGTAGGTGGTGGACGAGCCCACGCCGGTGACGAAGACCTCGTCGGCGCGCAGCAGCGCGCCGTCCCAGTCCGGCGCCTGCGACACGTCCTGCGCCGCCTCGCCCTCGCCCGTGTCCTGCTGCACCACCCGGCCGCTGAACTGCACCAGCGGCGCGCGCTGCTCGTCCACGGTCTTGCGCAGCAGCAGCACCGGGTCGACCCGGATCAGCACGCCGCCCTGGTTGGCGTAGCGGTCGCAGGCGCCGGTGCGGCCCTCGGCGATCTGGCACAGGATGGGGCATGCGTTGCACTCGACCTTGGTGGCCGCCATGCGCTCGTTGCGCGGGCGGGCGCGCTCCAGCACCTGCGGCTCGGGGGCTTCGGGCAAGCCATCGGTTCGTGTGTGTTCGGTCATCTCGCTGTGCTGTGGAACGGTTGCATCCGACCTGGCGGCCACGCCAATTTAATGGAGCAGACACCGAATCAACATGGAGTAAACCCTGAATCAAATCCGGAATTTTTCGTGTAGTCTTTTCCGAATGAAAAGGCCATCGCCGCCCCACGCAAGCCAGTCCCCCATCCGGCCGGCCTCGGCCCGCGCATCATGAGTGCCTTCATCGAGGAGCGCGTGCTCACCGTCCGGCACTGGACCGACCGGCTGTTCAGCTTCACCACCACGCGCGACGCGGCGCTGCGTTTTTCCAACGGCCACTTCACCATGATCGGCCTGCGCATCGACGCCAAGCCGCTGCTGCGCGCCTACAGCATCGCATCGCCCAACTACGAGGACCACCTGGAGTTCCTCAGCATCAAGGTGGAGGACGGCCCGCTCACCTCGCGCCTGCAGCACATCCAGCCGGGCGACACCATCGTGGTCGGGCGCAAGCCCACCGGCACCCTGGTGGTGGACTACCTGCTGCCCGGCAAGCGGCTGTACCTGTTTTCCACCGGCACGGGGCTGGCGCCTTTCATGAGCATCATCCGCGACCCGGAGAGCTACGAGAAGTTCGAGCAGATCATCCTGGTGCACGGCGTGCGCACCGCGGGCGAGCTGGCCTATCACGACGTGATCGTCGATCACCTGCCGCGGCACGAGTTCCTGGGCGACATGATCGCCAGCCAGCTGCGGTACTACCCCACCGTCACGCGCGAGGACTTTCGCAACGTCGGGCGCATCCCCGACCTGATCGAATCGGGCAAGCTGTTTGCCGACCTGGACGTGCCGCCGCTGGACGCCGCGCACGACCGCGCCATGATCTGCGGCAGCCCGGCCATGCTCAAGGACCTGCGGCACCTGCTGGAGGCGCGCGGCTTTGCGGAGGGCAACACCTCGCGCCCGGGCAGCTTCGTCATCGAACGGGCCTTTGCCGAGTCATGAAGACCAACCTGGCCATTGTCCCCACGCGGCCGGCCGCCGCACGGCCGGGCCCCCGCGGCCTGGCCAAGCCCGGCCGCAAGGCCGGCGTGCGCGAGCAGGCGGCGCAGGAGACGCAGGACGCCATCCTGCGCGCGGCCACGCGCATCTTTTCCAAGCACGGGTTCTCGGGCGGGCGCATCGACCAGATCTCCAAGGCGGCCGGCTCGCACGACCGCATGATCTACTATTACTTCGGGAGCAAGGAAGGCCTGTACATCGCGGTGCTTGAAGACCTCTATCGGCGCTTCAACGAAGCCGAGGCGGCCCTCAAGATCGACGCCACGCATCCCGAGCAGGCGCTGGTGGCCGTGATCGGCTTCATCTGGAACTACTACCAGCGCAAGCCCGAGTTCATCACCCTGCTGAACGACGAGAACCTGCACCACGGCAAGCACATCGCCAAGTCGCTGCGGGCGCATGACTATTCGTCGCCCGCCACGCAGATCATCGACTCGGTGCTGGCCAGCGGCGTGGCCCAGGGCCTGTTTCGCCCCGGCCTGTCGGCGCGCGACGTCTACCTGATGATCGCCAGCCTGAATTATTTCTATCTTTCCAACCGCCACACGCTTTCGGCCTTCTTCGGCAGCAAGCTGGACAGCAGCGAGGCGCTGCAGCACTGGCACGCCTTCGTCGTCGACGCCGTGCTGCGCGCCGTCAAGCCCTGAACCCCCACGAAACAGGAGATCGCCATGGCAGAAGTCGCCACCACCGAAAAGTCCGGCAAGGTCGTCATCCAGAACATCGGCCTGCTGCTGTCGGGCGACATCGACCGGCCCATCCTGGACGCCGACACCCTCGTGGTGCAGGACGGCCTGATCGCCGCCGTGGGCCGGCAGGCCGACTGCAACCTGGAGGGCGCCCGCCACACCATCGACGCGCGCCGCACCTGCGTGGCCCCGGGCCTGATCGACAGCCACGTGCACCCGGTGTTCGGCGACTGGACGCCGCGGCAAAACCAGCTCGGCTGGATCGAATCGACCCTGAACGGCGGCGTCACCACCATGATCTCGGCTGGCGAGGTGCACCTGCCCGGCCGCCCGAAAGACGTGGTGGGCCTGAAGGCCCTGGCCATTACGGCGCAGCGGGCGTTCGACAACTTTCGCCCCGGCGGGGTGAAGGTGCTGGCCGGCGCGCCGGTGATCGAAAAAGGCATGGTCGAGCAGGACTTCAAGGACCTGGCCGACGCCGGCGTCAAGCTGCTGGGCGAGGTGGGCCTGGGCTCGGTCAAGGCCGGCGAGGAGGCCGGGCAGATGGTAGCCTGGGCGCGCAAGTACGGTATCCAGAGCACCATCCACACGGGCGGGCCCTCCATTCCCGGCTCTGGCCTGATCGACAAGGACGTGGTGCTGGCGGCCGACGCCGACATCATCGGCCACATCAACGGCGGCCACACCGCCCTGCCCTGGAAGCACGTGTGCGAGCTGTGCGAGAAGTCCAGCCGCGCCATCGAGCTGGTGCACAACGGCAACGAAAAAATCGCCATCGAGGCCGCGCGCGCCGCCATCGAGCTGAAATGCCCGCACCGCGTCATCCTGGGCACCGACGGGCCGGCCGGCTCGGGCGTGCAGCCGCTGGGCATCCTGCGCATGATCGCGCTGATCTCCAGCTTTGCCGGCATCCCGGCCGAGGTGGTGTTCGGCTTTGCCACCGGCAACACGGCGCGCATGCGCCAGCTCAACTGCGGCCTGATCGAGGTGGGCCGGGCGGCCGACTTGGTCTTCATGGACAAGGCCCAGCACAGCGCCGGGCGCGACCTGCTGGACAGCGTTCAGCTGGGCGACATTCCGGGCATCGGCATGGTCATGATCGACGGCCTGGTGCGCTGCGGGCGCAGCCGCAACACGCCGCCGGCCACCGAGGTGCCGGTGGTGCTTTAACGCGGCGCGTCAGCGCGAATCCAGCCGCTGCAGCAAGGCCTCGAAGGCCTCGTCCGGCGCCTGCGTGTTGTCGTACAGCAGCAGCTCGGGATACTGCGCCGCCTCGGGCATGAACAGGCGCGTGCGGTAATCGTCCCAGTGCGCCAGCTTCCAGGCGTCGTTGGGGTTGCCGCGCGCCTGGATGCGCCGGCGCGCCTCATCTTCTTGCAGGTGCACCCACACCACGCGCACCACCACGTCATCCGCCACGCCCAGCCAGGCCCGGTCGGCCAGCTGGTGCGCGCGCACCTCGCGCGAGAGCGGGCCGACCACGATGCAGTTCACGCCCAGCGCCAGATTCTCGCGCGCCGTGTTCAACAGGCCCGCGTACTCGGGGCCGCGCAGGTGCTGCAGGTACAGGGGGCTGTCGCGGTCGTTGGCGTCGCCCGTCAGCACCCCCATCACGGCGCTGCTGTAGCCGCCGTACAGCGTGTCCTTGTCCAGCAGGCAAAACGACTCGCTGCTGCGCCGGTGCAGCAGCGGCAACGCGCGCTTGGCCAGGGTGGTCTTGCCGGTGCCGGCATGGCCGCAGAAGAAGATGAGACGGGGCATGTGGCAAGCATAGCCGCAGGCAGGCCGCCGCGGCACCCGGCTACGCGTGCAGGCGCGAGTTGCGCGGCAGGTGCGCCATCAAGAACTCCATCTGGTCGGCCAGGATGCGGCGGTTGCGCAGGATGAAGTCTTCCCACAGGCTGGGCACGTAGGGCGCGTACAGCAGCGGCATGCGCGCCTGCTCGGGCGTGCGGTCGCTCTTGCGGTGGTTGCAGGCGCGGCAGGCGGTGACCACGTTCATCCAGTGGTCGCGCCCGCGCTGCGCCAGCGGGGTGATGTGCTCGCGGGTCAGCTCGGTCTCGTGGAAGTGCCCGCCGCAGTAGGCGCACACGTTGCGGTCGCGCGCGAACAGCTTGGCGTTGGTCAGGCCCGGGCGCAGGTCGAAGGGGTTGATGTTGGGCACGCCGCGCGTGCCGATGATGCTGTTGACCTCGATCACCGACTGCTGGCCGGTGACGGCGTTGTACCCGCCGTGAAACACCGCGATGGAGCCGCCGGCCTCCCATCGCACCTCTTCGGCGGCGTAATGAATCACCGCCTGTTCCAGCGAAATCCACGATTGCGGCAGCCCCTGGGCCGACAGCTTGAGCACCTTCACAAAACGACTCCTGATGCGGAACCCCTGTGTGTGGCCAGCGTTGCCAGCGCCGGCCGCCCTGCGCCTTCGAAATCCGGAATGCGCGCAGGCAATATACTCTTTTTTTTGATGGGATTTGACCGTCTGGCGCGGGTGCAGCTTGCGCCAGACGCTATCAATTCAATAATCCATGAAGATTTTTCGCGGCCTGCGCCACCCCGGCATCGCGCCGGGCTGCGCGCTCACCATCGGCAACTTCGACGGCGTGCACCGCGGCCACCAAGCCATGCTGGCGCTGCTGCGCGGCGAGGCGGCGCAGCGTGGCGTGCAAAGCTGCGTGATGACCTTCGAGCCGCACCCGCGCGACCACTTTGCCGCGCTGCTGAACAAGCCCGAGCTGGCGCCGGCGCGCATCGTCACCTTTCGCGACAAGCTGGCCGAGCTGGCGCGCTGCGGCATCGAGCAGACCATCGTGCTGCCCTTCAACGCGCGCCTGGCCGCCCAGCCGCCCGAGGCCTTCATCGACGACATGCTGGTGCGCGGCCTGGGCGTGCGCTATGTGCTGGTGGGCGACGATTTCCGCTTCGGCGCCAAGCGCGCGGGCGACTACGCCATGCTGGACGCGGCGGGCCAGCAGCGGGGCTTCGACGTGGCACGCATGCAAAGCTACGAGGTGCATGGCGTGCGCGTGTCCAGCACCGCCGTGCGCGCGGCGCTGGCCGAAGGCCGCATGCAGGATGCCGCCGCGCTGCTGGGCCGCCCCTACGCCATCAGCGGCCACGTGGTGCATGGGCGCCACCTGGGCCGCAAGCTGGGCGAAAGCGCGGCGGGCCGCGCCGACGGCTTTCGCACGCTGAACCTGCGCTTTTCGCGCCGCGCGCATGCGTGGAAGCCCGCCGCCAGCGGCATCTTCGTGGTGCGCGTGCATGGCCTGGGCGCGTCCCCGCTGCCCGGCGTGGCCAACCTGGGCGTGCGCCCCTCGCTGGACGCGCACGACGTCAACGGCGGGCGTGTGCTGCTGGAGACGCACTGCCTGCAGTGGCCCGAGCACCTGGGCACCGAGGGGGCCTACGGTAAAATCATCCGCGTGGAACTGCTGCACAAACTGCACGACGAGTTGCGCTATCACAGCCTGGCGGCACTGACCGAGGGCATCGCGCGCGACCTGCAGGACGCCCGCGCCTGGCTGGCCGCCCACTCGGCGCGAATTTGAAGGGGCCGCGGGCCCCGCTCTCGCCTGCCAGCACGGCTTGCGGCCCCGCACCCTGCCCCACTCCTACTTCAATAGCTGCTCGCGCAAGCTGGGTGCTGGCCAAAGCCCTATTTGATTCGAAATACCGCACGCCATGAGCTCCGAGAACAAGACCGACTACCGCAGCACGCTGAACCTGCCCGACACACCCTTCCCCATGCGGGGCGATCTGCCCAAGCGCGAGCCGGGCTGGGTGCAGCAATGGGACGAGCAAGGCCTGTACAAGCGCCTGCGCGCGGCCCGCGCCGGCCGCGAAAAATTCATCCTGCACGACGGCCCGCCCTACGCCAACGGCACGCTGCACGCCGGCCACGCGGTCAACAAGATCCTCAAGGACATGATCGTCAAGACGCGCCAGCTCATGGGCATGGACGCGCACTACGTGCCGGGCTGGGACTGCCACGGCCTGCCGATCGAAAACCAGATCGAAAAGCAGTTTGGCCGCAACCTGAGCCGCGACGAGATGCAGGCCAAGGGCCGCGCCTACGCCACCGAGCAGATCGCCCTGCAGATGAAGGACTTCAAGCGCCTGGGCGTGCTGGGCGAGTGGGACAACCCCTACAAGACGATGAACTTCGCCAACGAGGCGGGCGAGCTGCGGCTGTTCAAGCGCCTCGTCGAGCGCGGCTTCGTCTACCGGGGCCTCAAGCCCGTGTACTGGTGCTTCGACTGCGGCTCGGCGCTGGCCGAGGCCGAGATCGAATACCAGGACAAGAAGAGCCACACCGTCGATGTCGCCTTCGAAGCCGCCGAGCCCGACAAGCTCGCCGCCGCCTTCGGCCTGCCCAAGTTGGGCAAACCCGCCTTCCTCGTCATCTGGACCACCACCGCCTGGACCATCCCGGCCAACCAGGCACTCAACCTGGGCCCGCAGATCGACTACGCGCTGGTCGATACCCCCAAGGGCCTGCTGGTGCTGGCCGCGGCCCGGGTCGAGGACTGCCTCAAGCGCTACGAAATCGATGGCAAGGTCGTCGCCACGGCCAAGGGCGAGAAGCTGGCGGGCCTGAACTTCAAGCACCCCTTGTACGACGTGGACGCCGGCTACCGCCGCCTGTCGCCCGTCTACCTGGCCGACTACGCCACCGACACCGACGGCACCGGCAGCGTGCACTCGGCGCCCGCCTACGGCGTGGAGGACTTCAACTCCTGCGTGGCGCACGGCCTGGCGCACGCCGACATCCTCAACCCCGTGCAGGGCGGGGGCAGCTACGCGGCCGACTTTCCGCTGTTCGGCGGCATGGACATCTGGAAGGCCGTGCCCGTCATCATCCAGGCCCTGAAGGACGCGCACCGCCTGCTGGCCACCAGCAGCCTGCAGCACAGCTACCCGCACTGCTGGCGCCACAAGTCGCCCGTCATCTACCGCGCCGCCTCGCAGTGGTTCGTGCGCATGGACGAGGGCGAAGGCGTGTTCACCCAGGACAAGGCGCCCGAAACCCTGCGCGCCACCGCGCTGCGCGCCATCGAGCAGACCCGGTTCTACCCCCCGTCCGGGCAGGCCCGCCTGCGCGACATGATTGCCGGCCGCCCCGACTGGGTCATCAGCCGCCAGCGCGCCTGGGGCGTGCCGATCGCGTTCTTTCTGCACAAGGAGACCGACGAGCTGCACCCGCGCACGCTCCAAATCCTGGACCAGGCCGCCGACATCATCGAGCAGGGCGGCATCGAGGCCTGGAGCCGCGTGACGGCCGAGCAGATCCTGGGCACCGACGAGGCCCAGCACTACCGCAAGTTCAACGACATCCTGGAGGTGTGGTTCGACTCCGGCTCCACCTTCGACCACGTCCTGTGCGGTACCCACCCCGCCGAGCATCACCTGAGCGGCCCCGAAGCCGACATGTACCTCGAAGGCCACGACCAGCACCGCGGGTGGTTCCACTCCTCGCTGCTGCTGGCCAGCGCCATCCGCGGCCGCGCGCCCTACCGCAGCCTGCTCACGCACGGCTTCACGGTCGACGCGCAAGGCCGCAAGATGAGCAAGAGCCTGGGCAACGGCATCGACCTGCAGGAGGCCAACAAGAAGTGGGGCGCCGAGCTGCTGCGCCTGTGGACGGCCTCCAGCGACTACTCGGGCGACATCGCTGGCGACGACAAGATCATGGCCCGCGTGATCGACGCCTACCGCCGCATCCGCAACACCCTGCGCTTTCTGCTGGCCAACACCAGCGACTTCGATCCGGCGCGCGACGCCGTGGCGCCCGCCGAGCTGCTGGAGATCGACCGCTGGCTGCTGTCACGCGCGGCCCAGTTCCAGGCCGAGGTGCTGGCGCACTACGACGTGTATGAGTTCCACCCCGTGGTCGCCAAGCTGCAACTGTTCTGCTCCGAAGACCTGGGCGGCTTCTACCTGGACGTGCTGAAGGACCGCCTGTACACCACGCAGGCCAAAAGCCTGGCGCGCCGCAGCGCGCAGACCGCGCTGTGGCAGCTCACGCAAGCCCTGCTGCGCTGGATGGCGCCCTTCCTCAGCTTCACCGCCGAGGAGGCCTGGAAGCTGGTGGGCCAAAGCGACTCGATCTTTCTGGAAGAATTCTGGACCTTCGACGCACCCGACACCGCCCTGCTCGCCAAGTGGGCGCGCATCCGCGATCTGCGCGAGGCCGTCAACAAGCAGATCGAGACCCTGCGCGAGCAGGGCGCGGTCGGCTCGTCGCTGCAGGCGCAGGCGGTGCTGACCGCGCCGCCCGAAGACCACGCGCTGCTGGCCAGCCTGGGGGCCGACCTGCGCTTCGTGTTCATCGTATCTGCTATCGAATTGAAAGCTGGTGACGCTCTATCCATTAGGGTCAACGGCTCACAAGACATCAAATGCGAGCGCTGCTGGCACTACCTGCCGGACGTCGGCCTGCATGCCGATCACCCCAGCCTGTGCGGGCGCTGCGTGAGCAACCTGTACGGCGCGGGCGAGACGCGCACCATCGCCTGACATGGCGCGCGGCAAATCCAGCGGCGCCAGTCTGGCCCTGTGGCTGGCGCTGGCCACCCTCGTGGTGGTGCTCGACCAGTTCACCAAATGGCTCATCCTGGGCCACTACCAGTTGGGCGACGCCACGCCCGTCACGGGCTTCTTCAACCTCGTGCGGGCCCACAACACCGGCGCCGCGTTCTCGTTTCTGGCCGGTGGCAGCGGCTGGCAGCGCTGGTTTTTCGTCGCCCTGGCGCTGGCTGCGTCCGGCTTCATCGTCTGGCTGCTGCGCCAGCATGCGGGGCAGCGGCTGTTTTCCTTTTCGCTGGCGATGATCCTGGGCGGCGCCGTCGGCAACGTCGTCGATCGGCTGCAGCACGGCTACGTGGTCGACTTCCTGGACTTTCACTGGCCCATCCTGAGCGGCCTGTTCTACCGCGGCCACTTTCCGGCCTTCAACCTGGCCGATGCGGCCATCACCGCTGGAGCTGTCGGCCTGATCCTGGACGAGTTGCTGCGGGTGCGGCAGGCCCGGTAAGTTCGAGGCGGGGCAGCGCTCAAACCGTTCGCGACACCGGCCCCGGCTTGTCGGCCAGGACGCGCGCCTTCATGACCGCCTCGGTGCGGTTGCGCGCGTTCAGGGCGCGAAAGATCGCCGCCAGGTGGATCTTCACCGTGCCCTCGCTGATGCCCAGGCTGCGCCCGATCACCTTGTTGGGCTGGCCCTGCGAGAGCAGGCGCAGCACGTCGACCTGGCGCTCGGTCAGCAGGTCGCCCAGCGCCTCCACCCCTGCCGCCGCCGACTGGCCGGCCGCGCCCGGCGCCAGAGCGTCGTCGCGGCCCGACATCGACAGCAGCATGGGCGGCACGTAGACGCCACCGGCCATCACCAGGCGCACGGCCGACACCATGACGGCCGGCGAATACGCCTTGGGGATATAGCCCTGCGCCCCGCAATCCAGCACGTCGCGCATCACGGCCGGATCTTCCTGGCCCGACAGCACGATGATCGGCAAGTCGGGGCACCGCTGGCGCACCTGCTGGATGTGCGACAGGCCCTCGGCGCCGGGCATGCCGAGATCGATCAGCGCCAGGTCCAGCGGCTCGTCCACCCGCTCCATCAGCTCGCGCACGTTGACCGCGGCCACGAACTCGATACCCGGCTCCAGCTCCGACAGCTTGTCCGCCACCGCATCGATGATGAGCCGGTGATCGTCTGCAATCAGGATTTTCATGGGATGTACGGGCGGGCAAGAACCTTGGGCGGTGTACCTGCTGACGTTAAACCGGAACCCCGGCGCAGACAATCGGCTGCCGCCCGGCCAAACGGACTAGACCTCGAGGGCTAGGGCCTGTGAACGCTATGAAAGGGGTCGCGAAGCTCATGACAGCCTGCCCATCAAGGCG from Burkholderiaceae bacterium includes these protein-coding regions:
- a CDS encoding response regulator transcription factor, with protein sequence MKILIADDHRLIIDAVADKLSELEPGIEFVAAVNVRELMERVDEPLDLALIDLGMPGAEGLSHIQQVRQRCPDLPIIVLSGQEDPAVMRDVLDCGAQGYIPKAYSPAVMVSAVRLVMAGGVYVPPMLLSMSGRDDALAPGAAGQSAAAGVEALGDLLTERQVDVLRLLSQGQPNKVIGRSLGISEGTVKIHLAAIFRALNARNRTEAVMKARVLADKPGPVSRTV
- the ileS gene encoding isoleucine--tRNA ligase, producing the protein MSSENKTDYRSTLNLPDTPFPMRGDLPKREPGWVQQWDEQGLYKRLRAARAGREKFILHDGPPYANGTLHAGHAVNKILKDMIVKTRQLMGMDAHYVPGWDCHGLPIENQIEKQFGRNLSRDEMQAKGRAYATEQIALQMKDFKRLGVLGEWDNPYKTMNFANEAGELRLFKRLVERGFVYRGLKPVYWCFDCGSALAEAEIEYQDKKSHTVDVAFEAAEPDKLAAAFGLPKLGKPAFLVIWTTTAWTIPANQALNLGPQIDYALVDTPKGLLVLAAARVEDCLKRYEIDGKVVATAKGEKLAGLNFKHPLYDVDAGYRRLSPVYLADYATDTDGTGSVHSAPAYGVEDFNSCVAHGLAHADILNPVQGGGSYAADFPLFGGMDIWKAVPVIIQALKDAHRLLATSSLQHSYPHCWRHKSPVIYRAASQWFVRMDEGEGVFTQDKAPETLRATALRAIEQTRFYPPSGQARLRDMIAGRPDWVISRQRAWGVPIAFFLHKETDELHPRTLQILDQAADIIEQGGIEAWSRVTAEQILGTDEAQHYRKFNDILEVWFDSGSTFDHVLCGTHPAEHHLSGPEADMYLEGHDQHRGWFHSSLLLASAIRGRAPYRSLLTHGFTVDAQGRKMSKSLGNGIDLQEANKKWGAELLRLWTASSDYSGDIAGDDKIMARVIDAYRRIRNTLRFLLANTSDFDPARDAVAPAELLEIDRWLLSRAAQFQAEVLAHYDVYEFHPVVAKLQLFCSEDLGGFYLDVLKDRLYTTQAKSLARRSAQTALWQLTQALLRWMAPFLSFTAEEAWKLVGQSDSIFLEEFWTFDAPDTALLAKWARIRDLREAVNKQIETLREQGAVGSSLQAQAVLTAPPEDHALLASLGADLRFVFIVSAIELKAGDALSIRVNGSQDIKCERCWHYLPDVGLHADHPSLCGRCVSNLYGAGETRTIA
- a CDS encoding lipoprotein signal peptidase produces the protein MARGKSSGASLALWLALATLVVVLDQFTKWLILGHYQLGDATPVTGFFNLVRAHNTGAAFSFLAGGSGWQRWFFVALALAASGFIVWLLRQHAGQRLFSFSLAMILGGAVGNVVDRLQHGYVVDFLDFHWPILSGLFYRGHFPAFNLADAAITAGAVGLILDELLRVRQAR